A section of the Ciona intestinalis chromosome 4, KH, whole genome shotgun sequence genome encodes:
- the LOC100178169 gene encoding glutathione-specific gamma-glutamylcyclotransferase 1-like — protein MATFIDIKLLLKTNCSDKDGLSQSRCHMLPIDSYDRMAERCGCSNNKQIDSPEKNWQQQCYCSKQQYIRDMNSIDLDITSENQVRNVEKQLTSNEISEWLHQGSGFKWSCPETQSLLVFGYGSLVWLPKFAFHNREVGYVHGFVRRFWQGNISHRGVPGSPGRVVTLVPDDKGVTWGVTFHLKGKKQIEAALRHLVTREMINGGYEMRTAKFYGHRTYDILTFVAMPDNAHYLGPAPVETVAATIVNSRGRSGHNLEYIFNLIDTLRREAPQGVDNHLTSLEEACHRILCSIFKKRHRIFCCSGTNEAEFMTDCRKCLTTKHSDDDHYIIYCFAQRMDRIRLSSMSDAP, from the exons ATGGCAACGTTTATAGACATAAAGCTTTTACTGAAGACTAATTGTAGCGACAAAGACG GTTTGTCACAAAGTAGATGCCATATGTTGCCCATTGATTCGTATGATAGGATGGCGGAACGCTGTGGCTGCtccaacaataaacaaatagaTTCTCCAGAAAAAAATTGGCAACAACAGTGCTATTGTTCAAAACAGCAATATATAAGAGACATGAATTCAATCGATTTAGATATTACCAGCGAAAACCAAGTCAGAAATgtagaaaaacaattaaccTCGAATGAGATATCTGAATGGCTACACCAAGGGTCTGGATTTAAATGGTCTTGTCCAGAAACGCAATCCTTGCTCGTGTTTGGGTATGGTTCGTTGGTTTGGCTGCCCAAGTTTGCCTTTCACAACCGAGAGGTTGGATATGTTCACGGATTCGTGCGACGGTTTTGGCAAGGAAATATATCACACCGTGGCGTTCCAGGTTCG ccAGGAAGAGTTGTCACACTCGTCCCTGATGACAAG GGAGTAACTTGGGGTGTAACATTCCACTTAAAGGGAAAGAAACAGATTGAAGCTGCCTTGCGTCACCTCGTGACAAGAGAAATGATCAACGGCGGTTACGAAATGCGGACAGCAAAGTTTTATGGACATCGTACTTACGACATTTTGACTTTCGTAGCTATGCCAGATAATGCACATTATCTCGGCCCTGCGCCGGTGGAAACTGTAGCTGCAACTATTGTCAACTCTCGAGGTCGAAGTGGACATAACctggaatatatatttaacctaATCGACACGTTGCGCAGAGAGGCGCCCCAAGGTGTTGACAACCATCTTACTTCATTAGAAGAAGCTTGTCATCGAATACTTTgcagtatatttaaaaagcgGCATCGAATATTTTGCTGTTCGGGCACCAACGAGGCTGAATTTATGACCGATTGCCGCAAATGCCTGACAACAAAACACTCAGACGATGACCATTACATAATTTACTGTTTTGCGCAAAGAATGGACAGAATACGTTTAAGCTCAATGTCAGATGCTCCTTAG